The genomic window CTGACATAGCTGTCCATATTTACCATGATAAACTAACGTTTTTAACTAAAttgctttatattttatacagctCTCCAATAAAAGGTTTACCATTAAGAGTTTTATCGAGGACGGTAGTTATTACATCTCTGTTgataattgtatacttttcgtccAAAGATAATGTTCGGACATTTGCAAAACAGTCCGAAATTCTACCAGGGAAAGGTCAAATTGTTGAATGCTCCTCAGATTATATTAAAGAGCTATACACGTTTGAGGGTTGTGCTCCTAGAGACTGCAAGAGATTTGTTACAGATAAAGTTATTTCTGTTAGAGAAGTAGAGGAATTGTTGAAAATAGCTACAAAGGGCCTTAAGTATGGAGGTTCACATGGTGGTGTTTCTATATTGGATTTACACAGTGGTGCAATGTCATTAGGTcagaattttgtaaatatatatgaagCTGAAGATATGAAAAAATTGTTCACACAAGAGGACTTCAATGTTATAAGAGTAAGTTTAAGGTTTAGGAATATCATGTAGAATAAGTCTTTCATATccatatttaaactaaaatttttatattgcataaaattgtctttattgtcaaaaaattatTTGGAGTAGTTTATGCCTAATAATGACAATTTAAAATCACCTTACAAtgcttaaattattttcaatatattttattcataattcataataaaaGGTTAGATTGACTAGAAGTCCATAATTTATGAGAACATtctatttacttatgacaattcACTTGATCAGCTGTTGCAGCATGTTAGCACATTTTCTTCTGATTTGCTATACTATAACTATAATTTCAGAGTAAATCTTATTCATTAGTAGAGCCTGTTTCTGGATGAAATTGCATACTAAACAAACCAATCTatgctatttttaatataaattactatgTAGATACTGTTTTTGTAATCACGTATTAAACTGAGTTAAGATTATTGTGCAATTTATGTCATGTCACACATGcaaaaagatttaaattatgttttagatTGTacgagataaaataaaatacagtatcTCTCATCACTTTGGGCTTCAGcccaataaaatttattcaacaCACCCAACATTTTTCTCAGAAATGACTGCCAAAAAGGCTGTTACTATTCATGATGAATACTGGCATCCACATGTTGACAAAGTAAGTACCTACAAATCTTTTCAAATCTTTtcaatagatataatattagcttaatattatatttgcaatATCTCCTCCTCCATCCTCAAATTCCAAAAGTTTCCAAATGAGCTGATAATTAGGAGAAGACACCCTCAAACTGTCTCCCATAATAGACAACAACAAAAACCAGCCTGTGCCTAGAAGTGGCACACTAATAGGCTgtgaatgataatgatgaatattttcatacaTATACACAAAATTACCCAACAATTGATGAAATCAAAGGAACCTATGATTTTCTTTGAACCTATGATTTTCTTggtgttttaacttttatatatttgactAGCGGCCCGCTGTAACTTCATCTGTGTACAACTTCTTGTAAGTTTTGCATACTCACTTTCTTCCACTACATCATATACCCTAACCCATTTCATCAACTCTGCCTACTTTCCTCACAAATCGCGCTATCATAtgataaaaactaatttttgtAGTACATCTACATTTATTACTACTATAGATAGCTTTCCAATCACCCATCTTAAAGAAAATCGTATGGCCCTAATTGGTCTGCTACCTGTAGGTCAAAGCTGTAACACATCCTCAGCTGCTAGTATTATGTTCTGCAGTTgcacataatataatagatCCTCAGATTAAATaactaactttaatttttttcaggttTCCTACAAATCCTTTCATTACACTACACTACTGTATTTATCAGATTATAGTATTGATTTTGAAGGTGGTAGATttgtatttattgatgaaaagtTCAATAGTACTGTAGAACCACGAAAAGCAAGATTAAATATGTTCACAAGTGGTGCTGAAAATTCTCACTATGTTGAAAAAGTTACTTCTGGTGTGAGATATGCCATGACTATTCCATTTACCTGTGATAAAAAGTTTGCTATAGAAGACCCTAgcataaataagtataataaaaaacattccaaataaagtattataattatttgtgtaacttttttttcggAAGGACCTTAGGGACCAGCTTCAGGGTTTGACAACATTGGAGGGGAATAGGGGATGTGGACATAAGTGTGCTTATGTCGACGTTACGGACTAAGTGGGTTTTCAGGTAAGGGTTGAGTCCGGACGTTTCAAAATAGAACATAGAATTTATGTACCTATGGTTATTctagtagttttttttcttagctAATGTTTTTGGGTGATTAATGATGATCTTACAAACTAAAGtggtaataattattgaaattggtGGCATCGGTAGTGACGTAcccagtgagcttacaaattaGTAATATATTAACTAAATAGTCGTACCTGACCCCAAACACGactgcttttatttaaaaagctgtaataattaacaaaaaacaactgGACTAGCAGCTAGTGCTTTTATATTACACTTTTATATACAACAAATTGGCAGGGCTAAAATTAGTGCCATCCTATACACTTTGTTCTTGGTGGAAaggcttccattttccccagtacctacaatatgagtaccttcaaatcaagagtgagtaggcatcttctaggcaagcgcgctgcGCTGCTTCCACCTTAGGCAGCGTCATCACTTACAGTTGAACGCTAAtcgctatataaataaaaaaaggatagtATACTACAGTGTGgtactaatttattatttttagatctaTCGATTCAGTTTGCATAGTCTGTAATGTCTGTAgcgtttatatcctctttggcaAATGTAATGTCAAACCaaactacaaaaacaaaatacggCCGCTAAGTGACACAAGTGTGACATATTGtttacaaagaaaacaaaatacaaatacgaAACATGtccttttaatttatatattaaatcaaattctTGTGTGACCAAAACCTGACATTTAATTTTgggtataaaatttacttttgcGTTTCTACACGGTAAGTCTATCTCAATGGTAATCGCATTTGCGTCGCAATTATTAAGGATAGcgaaataacttttcaatgcaGACCGTGGTGATTTCCAGATATTGGTGTTGAAAATGGACGGTTCTATTCTCGAACGCAGTGATTCAGAGTCTGGGGATAGCTGGACGTTACTCGAGCACAGTCCTTCTCCTGGGGATGATGCTCCGGATTTTACTGAACCTCTTTTAGAAAGGTAATAACTTTTACTTTTCACAACTAACATACTGTCTGACATCACTAAATCGATAAATGTAATTTACAATGTACTTAAAGTATCATTACTAAAGTGTGCTGGGTTCTGACCTTGCTATCTAATTACATTATGAAAGTATTAAATTCATTTGTATACCATATTCAGGCAAGGAAAGTAGTAggaatagtaaaatttaaaataattattttatgacatGTATATAagtatcataatcatcatcgtaATCACTTCAACTGATTAGATgtccactgatggacataggtctcttgtagGGCATTCCAAACTCCAcacttgtttccagcagctcccCGTGACTCTtttgatgttgtctgtccaccgGGTTGGGGGTCTACCAGTGCAGGCTTTCCATTTGAACACCCCATCATCCATTGGTTCTCTGatctatgtgccctgcccattgtcACTTGCTTTGCAACTTATTGAGCAATATCAGTAACTCTACTTCATCTACAGATCTTCTCATTTCATATTTGATAATGTAGAGAAACTCCTAACATAACTCTTTCCATCATTTGCTGACTGACTCTGAGCCCACCCATTGAGAAATTGCAAAGGTCATTGAGCATAGTATTAAGGTCACTCAGTCTCTGCTATTATGACTACATTGTCCGCAAAAAGAAGTTGAGTGATTTACTCCCCATTGATGTTGATGACAAGCCTGTTACAATCCAGAAGCTAAATGACCTCCTCCATCACAGTGGTAAAAAGCATTGGCTTTTTTGGACTCCCTGTCGCTCTTCTTGCTGCAATTGGATCAGCCTTGTAATCTGGTCCTGTATATGGATTGTCATTGTGGCATTTTTGTGACCTTAGTACAACTTAGTTGGTTAGTTGGGAAAAAAATCATGTGAGGATGAGATGGTTCACTGTTCGTAGTAGCGTAGTCATGGAAGATTGTGAATTACAGGTGAAACAGTATTTAGTTTATCATTATTGTAGGTAAATCCAAATGTTCTCATTAACATAAAGTTAACATTCCACTTTAATTTGGTAACTTCCAAATATTTGTGATAACAGCTTTGAAttgcataataatttattttatcattaacttAATGCATCTGTCAATGTACCTAGTCatttataatgataaagttTATTAATGTCTGGAGAAATATGCCAAGGTCATATGTTGTTCAACACTTGAATagaattacaatattttatattgaatttgTCATGGATTTTATCTTTATCTCAAGTCTCTGTTTGCAATTGATAAGCTAAGGAAAATTATTCTATACCTTATAATATATCCAAAGATACAAAGGCAGAATACAAATTAGCTATGAGTTTAaaatgaatcaaatataatcaATTAATCATTCCAACAtataaacagtaatttgttCAAGTATAAACATTTCAACAGAGTGCTgaacataatatttaacaattattattttacgtgctTGTCTTCAACAATCActtaaaataatagatttttgatagaaaaatattttgccGATTTGTTTAAATAGTATGTTATTTCTTCATgcttaaaaatatcaaataatttgaTGAAATCTTTGCTTTCAGCAGAGCAGAGAACCATGAAAAAGATGAAGACACAGATGGGATATCTATTATTAGTGACAGCGAACCCGATTCGCCTTCACCCTGCCAACTCTATGAACACTATGTATCTGATGATATCCGTCCAACAGAAAATGAAATAACACAATGTATATCGGCTAATCAACCTCCAAACAAAACTGATGACCAAGTTGAACCTGTGAGAGAAGACATTGGCTTTCTCAGTGTCAACGATATGAAACATAGGACCTATGTACATAGGCGAAATAAAAGATTGAGTACTATGCTCAACATTATTGTTTTAGGAAGTGTTATCACAGCTGCGGGCGTGGCTATCGGTCACATGTGGGGCGCCAAAACAGACTGTTCCATGCATACTACaccaaatgtaaataaaatcttatctaATCTTTACAAACTACAGGAAGAGAATGCATACTTGCGAAGTAAACTGAAAGAATTAACTACATTAAATCATTATCAAATCAATATACAAAAGACTTCTAAGCAAAACAGATGTAGAAAAATGTTTGAAGAATcattaaataatgataatattgataAACTTACCAAATGTCTTGACAATAAATTTGATGATGCTGATAAAATGCTTAAAAGCCATTTAGTTGATCCTAATTATGAAAAAGAATTTATATCAGACATTGATAAATTAAAGAATGTATATCTTCAAAATAAAAGTTGGTTGGATGATGAAATTAATCAAAGGCTTAAGCAAGAAGAAGAGTCCTTGAAGAAGTTAAAACACAAACATATTTCAAAACTTcacaaaataaatgaagaaaagAATACAAACATAATGGATGAGCAAGAAACGGTAACCAAAGCGGTTGTTGATAATTTGGATATGCAAGATGAATCCATGCAAAATTCTGCTACAGATAAAATAGTAAGCTATGCCGATTCCCTGAAATCCACTGATAAGATAAAAAAGTTGATTGAAAATAAAGAAGATAACAAAACAtataaagtagaaaataaagaaatgaatagtaacaaaaattttaaacgtGAATCTGTACGTAAATTTGATTATTCAGTGAGTGAAGAAGAGTTTCAAAAGGATAACCGGTACAAAAACCAGAAATACAAACcagaaaaacagaaaaaagatcgacaaaagtcaaataaaaaacaaaagaggAAGAATAAGTATGAACAGTGGGAAATGAAAGGCGGTTTTATGAAAGACTATGATGAAATTTCATTTGCATCGTCACAGGACGCGGAAAGCGGAATCAaaaatgaaaattcaaaatacgaGATTGAAGATAATATTACCCATCATAAAGATAACACTAAAAACGATAAACAGGCTGATAAAATAGACATGACAGCAGAAAATTATAAGACAATACCTGATAAGGGCCCCAAAAAAGGCTACTATGTCGGGGTCGACGGCAGTAGCTGGTTAGAGAAAAGGGCGACGTTTCGTTCTGAAGCTAGGAAAAGAATAGAGCACGAGCTGTTTGGTGAAAGTCCTAATACTGCAGGATGGTATTTCAGGCGCATGCGTAAACGAGAGCAGTGTCGTGCCAAAGGCGATAACAGTACTTATCGGAAATTATTGAAACgcaatatgaattttaaaatgaaacattAAATACTATGCTAAAATAGAAAATGCATAACTACACttccattttttcttacttgtcttgtaatgtaaacaatgcttttattaatttttagttgaaagtttaaaaatataaattaaacaagaaaacaaatataaacaaactaaGTAAAAAGAGATTCCTTTGTGTGTTTGATTTATTcaattaacaattataaataaacaaagaaattgTGAAGGTTATAAGACAATTGAGAAAAAATAGATTAAGTACATTTCGTAGATACGACAAATCGTGCGACGGGTCGTAGTAGCAGCATAGTTGTTTAAATTTCGcattataatgaaattatatGTTAGCCGTATTGAACTCTTTATAAttctacttatatatacataggTGCCAATTTTGTACATAATCTGTAAACGGAACTAAATtgtcatgaataaaaatagtgttatCCTTTTCTACAAAGGATACAGTGTGAAAAAGACCGCTCTACTTCTAGTCCTGTCAAATCAGTTTACGTTTAGATATTTGTGTACAATACAATTGGCAACatgttacttatattttatagcaatctttttatttg from Pararge aegeria chromosome 20, ilParAegt1.1, whole genome shotgun sequence includes these protein-coding regions:
- the LOC120632489 gene encoding 2-oxoglutarate and iron-dependent oxygenase domain-containing protein 3-like; this encodes MGDVRKRNKNNAKAESSKNNPATITAERSSPIKGLPLRVLSRTVVITSLLIIVYFSSKDNVRTFAKQSEILPGKGQIVECSSDYIKELYTFEGCAPRDCKRFVTDKVISVREVEELLKIATKGLKYGGSHGGVSILDLHSGAMSLGQNFVNIYEAEDMKKLFTQEDFNVIRIVRDKIKYSISHHFGLQPNKIYSTHPTFFSEMTAKKAVTIHDEYWHPHVDKVSYKSFHYTTLLYLSDYSIDFEGGRFVFIDEKFNSTVEPRKARLNMFTSGAENSHYVEKVTSGVRYAMTIPFTCDKKFAIEDPSINKYNKKHSK
- the LOC120632487 gene encoding uncharacterized protein LOC120632487 isoform X2, which produces MDGSILERSDSESGDSWTLLEHSPSPGDDAPDFTEPLLERAENHEKDEDTDGISIISDSEPDSPSPCQLYEHYVSDDIRPTENEITQCISANQPPNKTDDQVEPVREDIGFLSVNDMKHRTYVHRRNKRLSTMLNIIVLGSVITAAGVAIGHMWGAKTDCSMHTTPNVNKILSNLYKLQEENAYLRSKLKELTTLNHYQINIQKTSKQNRCRKMFEESLNNDNIDKLTKCLDNKFDDADKMLKSHLVDPNYEKEFISDIDKLKNVYLQNKSWLDDEINQRLKQEEESLKKLKHKHISKLHKINEEKNTNIMDEQETVTKAVVDNLDMQDESMQNSATDKIVSYADSLKSTDKIKKLIENKEDNKTYKVENKEMNSNKNFKRESVRKFDYSVSEEEFQKDNRYKNQKYKPEKQKKDRQKSNKKQKRKNKYEQWEMKGGFMKDYDEISFASSQDAESGIKNENSKYEIEDNITHHKDNTKNDKQADKIDMTAENYKTIPDKGPKKGYYVGVDGSSWLEKRATFRSEARKRIEHELFGESPNTAGWYFRRMRKREQCRAKGDNSTYRKLLKRNMNFKMKH
- the LOC120632487 gene encoding uncharacterized protein LOC120632487 isoform X1, with the protein product MDGSILERSDSESGDSWTLLEHSPSPGDDAPDFTEPLLESRAENHEKDEDTDGISIISDSEPDSPSPCQLYEHYVSDDIRPTENEITQCISANQPPNKTDDQVEPVREDIGFLSVNDMKHRTYVHRRNKRLSTMLNIIVLGSVITAAGVAIGHMWGAKTDCSMHTTPNVNKILSNLYKLQEENAYLRSKLKELTTLNHYQINIQKTSKQNRCRKMFEESLNNDNIDKLTKCLDNKFDDADKMLKSHLVDPNYEKEFISDIDKLKNVYLQNKSWLDDEINQRLKQEEESLKKLKHKHISKLHKINEEKNTNIMDEQETVTKAVVDNLDMQDESMQNSATDKIVSYADSLKSTDKIKKLIENKEDNKTYKVENKEMNSNKNFKRESVRKFDYSVSEEEFQKDNRYKNQKYKPEKQKKDRQKSNKKQKRKNKYEQWEMKGGFMKDYDEISFASSQDAESGIKNENSKYEIEDNITHHKDNTKNDKQADKIDMTAENYKTIPDKGPKKGYYVGVDGSSWLEKRATFRSEARKRIEHELFGESPNTAGWYFRRMRKREQCRAKGDNSTYRKLLKRNMNFKMKH